In Agrococcus jenensis, the genomic window CACGTCTTCGACCTCAAGCCCGAGTCGGACGTCTACTGGTGCACCGCCGACATCGGCTGGGTGACGGGCCACAGCTACATCGTCTACGGCCCGATGGCCAACGGCACGACGCAGGTCATGCACGAGGGCACCTTCGACACCCCGACGCCCGAGCGGCCGTGGCAGATCATCCAGCGCTACGGCGTGACCGTGTTCTACACGGCGCCCACGGCCATCCGCACGTTCATGAAGCTCGGCCGCCAGCACACGCAGTCGAGCGACCTGTCGAGCCTGCGGGTGCTCGGCACGGTGGGCGAGCCCATCAACCCGGAGGCGTGGATGTGGTACCGCGACGTCGTCGGCGGCGGCACGACGCCCGTCATGGACACGTGGTGGCAGACCGAGACCGGCGCGATCATGATCTCGGGCCTCGCGTCGGTGACGACGCTCAAGCCCGGCAGCGCGCAGGTGCCGATCCCCGGCATCGAGATCGACGTCGTCGACGAGGCGGGCGAGCCGGTCGGCGACGGCGACGGTGGCCTCCTCGTCGTGACGAGCCCGTGGCCGTCGATGCTCCGCACCATCTGGGGCGACGACGACCGCTACCGCGAGACGTACTGGCAGAAGTTCGGCGACCGCTACTTCGCCGGCGACGGCGCCCGCAAGGACGACGACGGCGAGATCTGGCTGCTCGGCCGCGTCGACGACGTCATGAACGTGTCGGGGCACCGGCTCTCGACGGCCGAGATCGAGTCGTCGCTCGTCGCGCACGACGGCGTCGCCGAGGCGGCGGTCGTGGGCGCGGTGGATGCCACCACCGGCCAGGCGGTCGTCGCGTTCGTGATCCTCAAGCAGTCCGCATCGCGCGAGAACACCGTCGAGGAGGCGGAGCAGCTGCTGCGCCAGCACGTCGCGACCGACATCGGCGCGATCGCCAGGCCGCGCCAGGTCTTCATCGTGCCCGACCTGCCGAAGACCCGCTCCGGCAAGATCATGCGCCGCCTGCTGCGCGACCTCGCCGAGGGCCGCGACCTCGGCGACACGACGACGCTCGCCGACCAGACGGTCGTCGACGCGATCCGCTCGCAGCTGCGCTAGCTCGGCTTTCCCTCGAGCCCTCCCCCGTCCGTCGAACTTCCCGAGATCGCGCGCTTACGCCCCGGTCCGCGCAACGTCGGGAAGTTCGCGGAACCGCGACTGCGCGAACTTCCCTGAAGCGGTCTGTTCTGTGGAGATTCGCGCGGTCTCGGGAGGCTCGCGGCGGAACCGCTCTCCACAGACCGGGTCCGCGCGCCGACGAGCACCGGTCGGCTGCCGCATGCTCCCTAGATGACCGATGACGGATGGGCCCTGCCCGAGTCGCTCCGCGGAGG contains:
- the acs gene encoding acetate--CoA ligase; the protein is MSDRIDHLLTETRRFAPPEELAGASATSAELYQRAGADRLGFWAEQARELQWETPFTEVLDWQPPHARWFHDGSLNVAVNCLDRHVEAGNGDRVAFHWEGEPGDRRTLTYADMTAEVKRLANVLTSLGVEAGDRVAIYLPMLPEAVAAMLACARIGAVHTAVFGGFSPSNLRGRIDDAGATLVITTDGAWRKGKVFPLKPTVDEALREPGHGVTNVLVVRRGENEIDWVDGRDVWYHEAMADAEAEHVAEAFPAEHPLFILYTSGTTGKPKGILHTSAGYLTQTAFTHRHVFDLKPESDVYWCTADIGWVTGHSYIVYGPMANGTTQVMHEGTFDTPTPERPWQIIQRYGVTVFYTAPTAIRTFMKLGRQHTQSSDLSSLRVLGTVGEPINPEAWMWYRDVVGGGTTPVMDTWWQTETGAIMISGLASVTTLKPGSAQVPIPGIEIDVVDEAGEPVGDGDGGLLVVTSPWPSMLRTIWGDDDRYRETYWQKFGDRYFAGDGARKDDDGEIWLLGRVDDVMNVSGHRLSTAEIESSLVAHDGVAEAAVVGAVDATTGQAVVAFVILKQSASRENTVEEAEQLLRQHVATDIGAIARPRQVFIVPDLPKTRSGKIMRRLLRDLAEGRDLGDTTTLADQTVVDAIRSQLR